The DNA window GAAACTAAATCTGCATTTCACTCGAGTTTAAGCTGCACAAGCTTACGCATAATATGTGTTTAATGAACAAATAGAACTGAGTTTTTTAAGTAAAAATCCAAAAATCTGTTTTTTATGATTACCAACATTTTactaatataatttatatgtgtgagaacccgaatttccagcagctAGCATTCCAGCAGCTAGCATTATTCAGTAGCAATGGAAAATTTCAGTAGAAGCTAACAATTCCAGCAGCAGTCAATAATTCAGAAGAtgatatttttccagcagacacaATTCCAGCAGATAGAATTCCAGCATAtggaatccagcagcagaagaattCAGCAGCGTaagattccagcagacagttactgattcagcttagacttgtaactgaagcattaacatggaataaaggctgttaatggcagattatggccattaattggGAGTCTAACAGTCAGAAACATTGCCTATAAATATCACCCTCAAACACCTGAATTGGTTTACCAAAATCTTGAGTTGTCACTTGAAATattagagctaagagagtgcatttttcgaagctgtaaaatccagtagcgaggcaagcagatttcagtagacttcaaccgaaactctAGCAATTTACGGTAAGTgagcttatgtataaatatcttgaaatccgtttgataattctgttttaaagttcagtttctgcatgatttctgatatataattttgaaggactgaaactccctagtgaactaatggtaggaatatatattctgaacatttctgaattctgattctgattctggcatcaccccttagaggagagaacatataggggactgatatcagtttagccatgaaattcactaacatGTTCAGTGCTTACCAATTCTGATTTCTGATCTGAAACCTgtaatttctgaattctgatttctgttatgaaatgCGAGTTTTTCTGTATACTACTGTATTACGGTTTCTGTATTAAAATGAtgttcgaaaactgggagttattcccgcccctgcttactgagtgacaatcatatcactcacccaccaaaccaatctcagataagaacgaggaagagttgatagaagaagaggaacaacgtcagttttggggctggtgatgaagatcgttgttcttagttctgatttatgttattttccgctgcatccgttaagatactgtaatatttggttttacatttccgctgtaaaacatcagtattcgagttgtaacagacaatcgatttatttcgtattatgaataaaagactggtttatgagattctgtacttctgaggcttgttgttttcgaatgtaatatttgagagcaacgccggtgtcaaccaacccccgtcccggggcgtgacaataTGAATCAAGTTTTTTTAAGCAAGGTAAATAAAGTTATTACATATGAATATATGATACAAACTTAGCAAAAATCCAACCTGTTTTGACCTGGTCAATTCCGATTCGACCGGTTCTTGATCGATTTGACAAGTAAAATGGTTTTGGTCGAGGTAAGAACTGGATCCATGATCAGTTTTAAGTCGAACCGATCAAACGGGTAAAAATTCCAAAATTTACCAAAATGTAAAGAAATAAAAACCGGAAAACGAAAAATTCGACTTGATTCCAAACTAATATCGAAAATTTTGATTCGATCGGAGTCTTGAAAACTTCagataaaaccaaaactgaatgATATATAACCAAAAAATACAActaattttacaaaaaatatttcttaCTGTTATTATCTTCTAAGTTCTTATAAAATTtgtatggcaaaaacttgtgtgagacggtctcacgggtcgtatttgtgagacggatcttttattttggtcatgcatgaaaaaatattactttttatgctaaggctATGTTTGGTAGTCATGATATAATCATTTCTTTATCTCGCGTTTGGTTCGTTTTTTATTAATCTATAGGCTCTTGATTATGATTAAAAGCCCACACTATTCATGTTATTTGTGTGATTAAATATCCCTCCTTAAAGAGTgtgataattaataattttgaatAGTGATCATGATAAGATTGTATATTGACCATAATACCCTTGAATTGTTTTCTtcaatataatatgaaaattaaaattagtgaaaatttaataattaatataatatttaaatttttattatatttttttataaattaatttaatatattttaattattttcaatcattttaaaaaaaatcaattttaatgTAAatctatattaaattaaatttttataaatttgtaatcttgttaattaattttattatgaaaataaatattttttcaattctaattttttttaatgatgtaaattataattataaatatttaataatgtatctaatattttaagaatatatatttaattagcatttggggcattttggtcattacaataaaatttacaaaaatttttaaaatcataccaaacaccaTATTATTTATCTCACCATGCTATTAATCcatatatctcattttttaatcacTTTAGTTATTAATAATTTACTTATCATATCACACGTATTAAACGGggcctaagagtattactttttattgcgaatatgagtagggttgacctgtctcacagattaagatccatgAGAGACCCACTCAATTTGTATACTTTAATCGTTTGGCTTTTAAAATAAACTGATCAAGATAattcttttaataaaaaaaaaaaaactgattcttttaataaaaaaaaactgatACAAACCACATTTAATTCTGTAATTGAATTAACGCCTACCAAATTTTAATGTTCACAACCAATGCAGAGTAGAACACATGCCTCGTTAAGGTTGACAGGTTAGCTCAGCCTGGCAAATATCAATATAAATATAAACagattaatttaagttaaataatttttaatcatTTGTGTTCAAAAGGATATTAGTCATCGATGGACTTGTAGCCTATAAAGAGCGTATCGATGTTTGAGTAGTGCATAGGTTAGGGAGATATATGAAAGTTTAATCAATAGTAAGAAGTTCGATTCTTTTGTCAATATTATATCGAACAAATATGTCGTACAAGATCTGTAAAGTGCGACTCGTTTGATTAATATGATTTACACTGATAGATTTATTACAATTTTAAATTAACATTTCATAaagttaaaaacaaaattagattgttttaaaaaaaaattcaaacagaACCTACCCACCCACCTACCCACGATGGTGGACTCGTGGAGCATTAAAAATCATGTGGCATTAAAAAAAGAGTACTGTGAGCAAAAAATTCAGGCTGAGTTTAAAATAGTTTATACATTATCATGTCTTATAAATAGTTTGAATAGGTATCTTGTGAGATaatatcacaaatctttatttttGAGACAAATCAatatatcgatattcacaataaaaaatgatattcttagcataaaacaataatattttttcatagatgatctaaataagatatctatctcacaaaagACGACCTCTGAGACCATCtcataagtttttgtctttttaagAGTATGTCTTTTATTAGACGGTAtcacgaatatttatttgtgaaataATATAGATAAAATACAAAAATTGTTTGTAAACTTTGTtttctaataattttttaatatgtgtGAGAGAACAAACCGTCTATATATTTGATtttctaataattttttaatatgagTGAGAAAAAAAAACTAGCCTATATATTTGAAAgcgatatttttttaaaaagaatggGTTCTTGTGAGATAAGTCAAtactatcgatattcacaataaaaagtaatattttttcatagatgacccaaataagatatctgtctcacaagatacgacccgtaagatcgtctcacataagtttttgtcttttaaaatgcattttgattttaaaattttaaattaagaattttttttctattataattttgtttttttaagaaCAATGATGAATTCAGTTGGAAAACaaataagagtaggtctcatgtgagaccgtctcacggatcacaatctgtgagacgggtcaaccctacccatattcacaataaaaagtaatactcttagcataaaaaataatactttttcattgattatccaaataaaaatccgtctcacaaaatacgacccgtgagaccgtctcacacaagtttttaccaacAAATAAACAATTAATATTCATACATTTGACAGAGACCGATCCTATAGGGATTTATTGTTTTTGTAAATAAGCacataattaaacaatttaaatgaAGTTAGATATTTAATtgaagaaataaatatattatgagACGATTATTAATATAAGACGAGTTGTGATCTATATTTTAagtagaaaataatatttttaatataaaaaataatttttcaatgatgataaataaataatgtcGTAAAATTGAGCCCTGAGAGGTAAGAGTGAGCAAAATTTCGGCTAAAGCGAATTAATCGACCGAAGCGAGccaattcggaaattcggttcggttatttcggaaatccgattttcaaattaaaaaaattcggttatatcggttaattcgattCGATCacgattttcaaaattttgaaatcggttaaccgaattaaccgatataataaatattattatttaataaattttttaaatatttaaatttttaattttaaaatcgatatatatgtattaattgtgtttgtgatgtgtgtgattttatatttttttggcaTTTGTGTACACTAtagtgttaaaaaaaattacatatataattaaagttaaatcacaattttttttttaaactaatcGATCGAATTAacgattttaattcggttcggttttcatcggttatgaaaattaatgtgGTCGGTTTACTTATGGCtaaatatttcggttcggtttagtTATAACTAATTCAGTTTGGTCGATAATCGAATTAATCCAATACTCACCCCTACACTACAGAGAGGTAAACACGGTCTTATATCAGTTTGCATGTAATATAAATTTCGATAGTATGACTTTGCCTCTTTCTTTATTGAGAATAAACCTAATAACACAACTAGGATACGTGGCTCAATCGCAGCCTCTCATAATTTGCAAAATTGAGACCATAACTTCAAAAAGTTGAGAAGACTACACACTCCAATTGTCGACTTCAATGAATACATAGAAATATCTCATTTCTTATCTCGATTCAGTATCCGCCCTCCATCGTCGCCCATCCAACCCTTGGAATCCCAAACCATATCCAATATAGGATTCATTGGTATATCAAAATCTTCCCCACTCCCCAGTCCACCCTCGAAATCCCCGTTTTCCCAAGAATCTCGACAATGGCTTCTATCACCCTCAAATTCTTCGTCGGACTCCGCCACTCCACGGCGTTGGACAGCCATTCCGCAGCGGCTGCTACCAATCCTGCCGTTCTGTCCCACCGCAGCAACGTACTCCGTATAAAGGCCTCGAAATCTAGTCCGAGAGTCGCTGGCCGCAACCTCAGAGTGGCTGTTGTAGGCGGTGGTCCAGCTGGTGGTTCTGCGGCGGAGACGCTTGCGAAGGGTGGCATTGAGACTGTCCTCTTTGAACGCAAGCTCGACAACTGTAAGCCATGTGGGGGTGCTATCCCGCTATGCATGGTGGGAGAATTCGACCTCCCGTTGGATATCATTGATCGGAGAGTGACAAAGATGAAAATGATCTCACCGTCGAATGTGGCGGTCGACATCGGGCGGACACTCAAGCCCCACGAGTACATCGGAATGGTCCGCCGAGAAGTGCTCGATTCCTACTTGCGCGACCGCGCTGCCTCCGCTGGTGCCACTGTTGTCAACGGGCTTTTCTTGAAAATGGACCTCCCTAAAGAGAAAAACGCCCCATACGTTATGCACTACACAGATTACAACTCTAAAGCCGGTGGTGCTGGGGAGAAGAAAACGATCGAAGTCGATGCTGTCATCGGTGCAGATGGCGCCAACTCTCGCGTAGCGAAAGGCATAGGCGCCGGCGACTACGAATACGCCATCGCATTCCAAGAGCGCATAAAAATCCCCGATTCCAAAATGAAGTATTACGAGGATCTAGCGGAAATGTACGTCGGGGACGATGTTTCCCCGGACTTTTACGGTTGGGTTTTCCCCAAATGCGACCACGTAGCCGTGGGCACTGGCACCGTAACCCACAAAGGAGACATAAAGAAATTCCAAACCGCAACCAGAATCCGAGCGCAAGACAAAATCGAAGGGGGCAAAATCATCCGTGTCGAGGCGCACCCAATCCCAGAACACCCAAGACCCCGAAGAGTCCTCGAACGGGTAGCACTAGTCGGCGACGCAGCCGGATACGTGACAAAATGCTCCGGCGAAGGGATATATTTCGCAGCAAAAAGCGGACGAATGTGCGCTGAAGCCATTGTTGAAGGATCCGAAAACGGGAAGCGAATGATCGATGAAAGTGATCTGCGAATATACTTGGAGAAATGGGACAAGACTTACTGGCCGACATACAAGGTTTTGGATGTGCTGCAGAAGTTATTTTACCGATCGAATCCAGCAAGGGAAGCTTTTGTAGAGATGTGTGCCGACGAATATGTGCAGAAGATGACATTTGACAGCTATTTGTACAAGAAAGTCGTGCCTGGGAACCCATTGGATGATTTGAAATTGGCTGTGAACACCATCGGAAGCTTGGTGAGGGCGAATGCTTTGAAGAAGGAGATGGAGAAGCTGAGTGTCTAAGATCTATCTCTTCCATTTGAAATGTTGTATGATACACTTAATTACAACATTCTAATGAAGTTTGATGAAACTGAGGAAGAAATAACtctatattttgattttttttaaaaaaacagcTGATTTCTTGGTTGAATTTAAGCTTCTGTTTGGTTTATGCTTCCTTTAATCTCTCCGATGATGATCTCAGACCAGTCTTGAAATCACTTGCATAGAAATAAACAAAAGTTCTAGTACTATTATATTACTTATAGATTTCACGAGCCATAACCTTAAATTTGGACCTTCTGTTTCCCCTTGATTTCATTTTTCGCATTGTTGAATTGGAGCTCCTTTAGTCTAACTGAAGTATTCTGTAATTTAGAACTGTCCGAGTTCTATAGATTGAAAGTACTACGTGCATCATCAAAAGCTGGCATATTGAATTTTCTCACCAACATGTATAAGAAAGAACCACACCATTACGAAGCTCGAATAATATACTGTTTCAACTATATTTTCACCTAACGACCCTTTACGAGATCTTATGATAATTGCCAGAAGTTTGTTGGTATGTAGATGAATTGATTATCCCTTTTTTGATGGCTTCTCGCAGTTAGTTCACTCACTGTGCATGTTTGAACCTAGGCGTGAGTGATCTAGCGGTGGGTCATATATTACCCTACCTTCACTATGCCTTGACCCAAAGTGCATATGGGCCGTTGAATTTCATAGGCTTGTCTAATCTCAAAACAGATCTATTAattatggcaaaaatttgtgtgagacggtctcacgggtcttattgtgagacggatctcttatttgggtcacacatataaaagtatcactttttatgctaagagtattactttttattgtgaatatgggtagggttgacccgtctcacgaattaagatccgtgagacggtctcacatgagactcactcattaaTTATTTGATTCCAATTAGTAGGTGAGATGTATATTTAAAAAGTTGATCATATTCGTGACACATATCAATCTTATCTATATTTATgataagacaaaaatttgtgtgagacggtcttacggacCGTATttttgagacggatcttttatttgggccaCTCATGaaatagtattattttttatgctaagaatattacgttttattttgaatatgagTATGTTTGACTCGTcttacagattatgatccgtgagatggtctcacatgatatccactattataataaaaaataatatatttgacataaaaagtaatattttttcatagatgaacTATATAGAATATTTGTTTGACAAAATTGACTCATGAGAAAATCTCAAGGAGTTTTTGTGTATTTTTTATATGataaacaaaatttaaaaataatataaataatttaatcaatAAACTAGACACTGTATTTTTATTCAATACTATTATACATTCTACTCAAATTATcttaataattataatttatttatttttgtttaatttcATCAACTCAACTAAACGATGCTATAATAAGATGTTAAATTACTGAATTAGTGATAATCATATTGTGAAAGATGTTTTTGTTCCGATTTGACAAGAAACAGGATCTCATCCTGTTCGTAGGATCGGACGCATTATCCATTAATCGAGAATCTTCCTTCATGGCTTATTTCTTCATGAGTGCAGTAATCATTCATAGTTATTGTAGTAAATCTTGTCACTTATCGAAAATATACACTCATTCTCTATGAACATTAAATAGATATGATagattttaattgttttataaAAAACGTTGCACAAATATTATTTGCACCATCTAAAATATGACGAGTTGGATTATTTTGAATAGAAGCCGGTTAGATTAGTTCGATCTTGCAACGTCATCTGAACTAGTATAGAAAGTCTGAAATATGATTTGTAGGAGATTAAATTTTCTTTCTACTGATTTGCTCGCTGGTTACTTTGATAATTGTTCtccaaaatatcatcaacatacttCAACTCACCATATTCCAAGTTGTGTAGGAAGTgtttgtacaatttttttaaataaaaaactaaGGTTTAgaatacatatataattttcattaaaaaaagtgAATAATTTCGAAATTTCACATGGAATTTTGGTGGAATACCCTATAATTCATAATCAAATTTGTGATGTGACGATTATTGATTATCatctaaatattttttaaatcacGTAAGAGTTTTTGAATCCATCTCAATTTCAATTTCAAAGGGAAAAAGAAACACCATGAAACACAACTTGTATTAAATTATACTACTGGGTAAAAGATTTCACCGAGTTCTCACCCGTAAAAATCCTgcctttttctttttaaaatcgtATTCTTCTCACAATTCTTATCCGTCTGTCGTCTCCAGGTTCAGTGTGAAAGTGTAAGTTACGGGTAGAGTTAATTCTGCTCAATTTCTCATCCTTCAAgtatttcttctttttttcctgTTAATTTGCGTCGAATATGTGTGAGCGTTTGTGTGATTTAATACAAAAAATCTGGTCTATTATAATGGATTATGAATCTCTGGCtgttattaaaatttaattatttgagcaCTGTAGCTAAGAAGATCACAGAACTTTAATATTTGGAagttttcaattttcaaataaattgttAAGATTGAAAAGTAGAGTAGAATGTGCGAAAGATATTATAAGCTTCTAATTCTTGAATCCTGAACTTTTCCTGTTGCCTGGGTCTATGCTGTTGATTGTTGGCTTGTTTCTTGACAATTTCATGATTCTTTTGTCATTTCAGGTTGCGAGATGACATCATCAGCAACCACCTTTTCCATTGGCTCCACCGCAGCTGCTGGCTCCAAAGTTGGCCCCTATTCACAACTAAAGGCGTCGAGTGCCAAGTCGAAATCTGAAAACCACCTTATTAGTTTCAATGGCCTCAAAGCAGCAACCTCCATAAGACATGACTCCAAGTCCTTGTCTACGGGCAGCGAGAGCGCTGCAGCTCTGAAGCACTCTTATGTCAAAAAAGCCCTAAAGCATGACAACAGAACACAGTATCATGTTCAACCTCATGCTTCCTACAAGGTAGCTGTTCTTGGAGCTGCTGGTGGTATAGGCCAGCCGCTAGCACTTTTGATCAAAATGTCACCACTAGTTTCTCAACTAAACCTTTATGATATAGCAAACGTGAAGGGAGTTGCAGCTGATCTGAGTCACTGCAACACACCTTCGGTGGTTACAGATTTTACTGGAGAATCCAATCTCCCCAATAGTTTGAAGGGTTCTAATGTCGTTGTCGTACCTGCTGGTGTTCCAAGAAAGCCCGGTATGACCCTAGATGACCTCTTTAACATAAATGCCAACATAGTGAAAACATTAGTTGAGGCTGTTGCCGATAACTGCCCCGATGCCTTGATTCACATCATAAGCAATCCAATCAATTCGACAGTTCCAATTGCTGCTGAGGTCTTGAAAGAGAAGGGGGTATATGATCCCAAGAAGCTCTTCGGTGTTACCACTCTTGATGTAGTTCGGGCGAATAGTTTTGTCGCTCAAAGAAAAAACTTGAGGCTTATTGATGTTGATATACCGGTTATTGGTGGCCATGCAGGAGTTACTATCCTCCCCTTGTTGTCAAAGACCGAACCGTCTGTCGCTTTTAATGACGAAGAAGTGCAAGAACTGACTCGGAGGATTCAAAATGCTGGCACAGAAGTTGTCGAGGCCAAGGCTGGTGCAGGATCAGCCACTCTTTCAATGGCATATGCCGCAGCTCGGTTTGTTGAGTCGTCCCTCCGAGGTCTGGATGGCGATGGTGATGTTTACGAATGTGCTTATGTCCAGTCTGATCTTACAGAGCTGCCTTTCTTTGCCTCAAGAATTAAGCTTGGAAGAAATGGAGTTGAGGCTTTCGTTCCATCTATCCTTCAAGGATTAACCGAGTACGAACAGAAGGCATTGGAAGCTCTAAAGCCAGAATTGAAGGCGAGCATTGAGAAAGGCGTAGCATTTGTTCGGAAGCAGCCTGTGGCTGTTTAAATTTAGTGCTGGTTGAAGCAGTATCTATCAGGAAAAATAAAGGGGTGTAGCGGTCACAGGTTTATTGATGCATCTGCATTCCAGTTTTGTAGGCAGCTTCTCCTTCTATTGTCGGGTTGAAGTCTCTCCAGCAGTAGAAAATGAGTATTTCGTCGAGTTGTCGGGTAATTTGGATgttttatatgatatatgagaCAATACAGAGTTTGATTTTGTTTAAATTGTTCAAACCGAACATGAAGAAAATATTGAGTTTGATCaattataaacaaaaaaatattcaaattaattttttatttaatattgggCCAATTTTTTCTTTTCGGTAGGCCACCAACTCAAAATATAGATGTTGGGCTTTTTCGATGATCGGCTATGAGACAATGGCCTCTTTAGCCTCATAGAAGGTCCCGGCGTCCGGCCCTACGCGTACCCCTATACATTAACCAAAAAAGACATTTTtaaaagttcttttaaaaaaaacgcCTCCAAGTTTCAAACAAAACCGTGCCCTTAACGCACACATTTTACATTTGAATGTGCTGCTGATTCTACTGAAACATCGATCTCAGTCTTGATATTGTCTAAGACATCACCCCTCCAAGAAAGCCTTGATTTTTATCAAAAGCAAGATTTTTCTCGACACGGCATTGGATAATATCATTCTGACTTGAAATGTAAGAGAAATGAACCCAAGGCAAGATCAAATAGGATAATCACCT is part of the Primulina eburnea isolate SZY01 chromosome 1, ASM2296580v1, whole genome shotgun sequence genome and encodes:
- the LOC140837234 gene encoding geranylgeranyl diphosphate reductase, chloroplastic encodes the protein MASITLKFFVGLRHSTALDSHSAAAATNPAVLSHRSNVLRIKASKSSPRVAGRNLRVAVVGGGPAGGSAAETLAKGGIETVLFERKLDNCKPCGGAIPLCMVGEFDLPLDIIDRRVTKMKMISPSNVAVDIGRTLKPHEYIGMVRREVLDSYLRDRAASAGATVVNGLFLKMDLPKEKNAPYVMHYTDYNSKAGGAGEKKTIEVDAVIGADGANSRVAKGIGAGDYEYAIAFQERIKIPDSKMKYYEDLAEMYVGDDVSPDFYGWVFPKCDHVAVGTGTVTHKGDIKKFQTATRIRAQDKIEGGKIIRVEAHPIPEHPRPRRVLERVALVGDAAGYVTKCSGEGIYFAAKSGRMCAEAIVEGSENGKRMIDESDLRIYLEKWDKTYWPTYKVLDVLQKLFYRSNPAREAFVEMCADEYVQKMTFDSYLYKKVVPGNPLDDLKLAVNTIGSLVRANALKKEMEKLSV
- the LOC140837242 gene encoding malate dehydrogenase, chloroplastic-like; amino-acid sequence: MTSSATTFSIGSTAAAGSKVGPYSQLKASSAKSKSENHLISFNGLKAATSIRHDSKSLSTGSESAAALKHSYVKKALKHDNRTQYHVQPHASYKVAVLGAAGGIGQPLALLIKMSPLVSQLNLYDIANVKGVAADLSHCNTPSVVTDFTGESNLPNSLKGSNVVVVPAGVPRKPGMTLDDLFNINANIVKTLVEAVADNCPDALIHIISNPINSTVPIAAEVLKEKGVYDPKKLFGVTTLDVVRANSFVAQRKNLRLIDVDIPVIGGHAGVTILPLLSKTEPSVAFNDEEVQELTRRIQNAGTEVVEAKAGAGSATLSMAYAAARFVESSLRGLDGDGDVYECAYVQSDLTELPFFASRIKLGRNGVEAFVPSILQGLTEYEQKALEALKPELKASIEKGVAFVRKQPVAV